A part of Campylobacter concisus genomic DNA contains:
- a CDS encoding F0F1 ATP synthase subunit alpha (produces ATP from ADP in the presence of a proton gradient across the membrane; the alpha chain is a catalytic subunit), producing MSAKIKADEISTIIKERIENFDLSVDVEETGKVISVADGVANVYGLKNVMAGEMVEFESGEKGMALNLEESSVGIVILGKTSGITEGSSVKRLKKLLRVPVGDALIGRVVNSLGEPIDAKGPIEATESRFVEEKAKGIMARKSVHEPLQTGIKAIDSLVPIGRGQRELIIGDRQTGKTTVAIDTIINQKGQDVICIYVAIGQKQSTVAQVVKKLEEYGAMDYTIVVNAGAGDAAALQYLAPYAGVTMGEYFRDNSRHALIIYDDLSKHAVAYREMSLILRRPPGREAYPGDVFYLHSRLLERASKLNDALGAGSLTALPIIETQAGDVSAYIPTNVISITDGQIFLESDLFNSGIRPAINVGLSVSRVGGAAQIKAIKQVSGTLRLDLAQYRELQAFAQFASDLDESSRKQLERGQKMVEVLKQPPYSPLPVENQVVIIFAGAKGYLDDVATANVTKFEAELYPYIEAKYPEIFEQIRTKKVLDKEVEEILHKALKDFKATFAAN from the coding sequence GTGAGTGCAAAAATTAAAGCTGACGAAATTAGCACGATAATCAAAGAGCGTATTGAAAATTTTGATTTAAGTGTTGATGTAGAAGAGACTGGTAAAGTCATCTCAGTCGCTGATGGCGTTGCTAACGTTTATGGTTTGAAAAACGTTATGGCTGGCGAGATGGTTGAATTTGAAAGCGGCGAAAAGGGTATGGCTCTTAACCTTGAAGAGAGCAGTGTTGGTATAGTTATCCTTGGAAAAACTAGTGGCATTACAGAAGGAAGCTCTGTAAAAAGACTTAAAAAACTTCTACGTGTTCCAGTTGGTGACGCATTGATCGGCCGTGTTGTAAATTCACTTGGTGAGCCAATCGACGCAAAAGGACCAATCGAAGCTACTGAATCTCGCTTCGTCGAAGAAAAAGCAAAAGGTATAATGGCTAGAAAGAGCGTTCATGAGCCACTTCAAACAGGTATCAAAGCTATCGACTCACTTGTGCCAATCGGCAGAGGTCAAAGAGAGCTAATCATCGGCGACCGCCAAACTGGTAAAACAACAGTTGCGATAGATACTATCATCAACCAAAAAGGTCAAGATGTCATTTGTATCTACGTAGCTATCGGTCAAAAACAATCAACCGTTGCTCAAGTCGTTAAAAAACTTGAAGAGTACGGTGCTATGGACTACACGATAGTTGTAAATGCTGGTGCTGGCGATGCAGCTGCGCTTCAATACCTTGCTCCATATGCTGGCGTAACAATGGGTGAATATTTTAGAGACAACTCTCGCCATGCGCTAATCATCTATGATGACTTATCAAAACACGCGGTTGCTTACCGTGAAATGTCTTTGATCCTAAGAAGACCACCAGGTCGTGAAGCTTATCCAGGCGACGTTTTCTACCTTCACTCAAGACTTCTAGAAAGAGCAAGTAAGCTAAATGATGCACTAGGTGCGGGATCTTTAACGGCTCTACCTATTATCGAGACTCAAGCGGGCGACGTTTCAGCTTATATCCCAACAAATGTTATTTCTATTACAGATGGTCAAATTTTCCTTGAGAGTGACCTATTTAACTCAGGTATCCGTCCAGCGATCAACGTTGGTCTTTCTGTATCTCGTGTTGGTGGTGCGGCTCAAATAAAAGCTATTAAACAAGTTTCTGGTACACTAAGACTAGACCTTGCTCAATACCGCGAACTACAAGCGTTTGCTCAATTTGCAAGCGACCTTGACGAGAGTTCGAGAAAACAACTAGAGCGTGGTCAAAAGATGGTTGAAGTACTAAAACAACCTCCATATTCTCCACTTCCAGTTGAGAATCAAGTAGTTATCATATTTGCTGGTGCTAAGGGTTATTTAGATGATGTTGCAACTGCAAATGTAACAAAATTTGAGGCTGAGCTATATCCATATATTGAGGCAAAATACCCTGAAATTTTTGAGCAAATCAGAACTAAAAAGGTTCTTGATAAAGAAGTAGAAGAAATTTTACATAAAGCGTTGAAAGATTTTAAAGCGACTTTTGCTGCTAACTAG
- a CDS encoding F0F1 ATP synthase subunit gamma, whose protein sequence is MSNLKDIKRKIKSVQNTQKTTRAMKLVSTAKLRKAEEAARYSRVYALKINEVLSEIAYKINQYASVMTESKFFNTTKSVEKVDIIFVTADKGLCGGFNVQTIKTVRRMIDELKAKKIKVRLRAVGKKGIEFFNFQGVELLETYVGASSSPTYEKAQKIIKDAIDDFTNGITDKVVLIHNGYKNMISQEIRVNDIVPIEPSKIVAVETNSLMEFEPEDNYTKIMDELLNKYFEYSMYYALVDSLAAEHSARMQAMDNATNNAKQRVKQLNLAYNKARQESITTELIEIISGVESMK, encoded by the coding sequence ATGTCAAATTTAAAAGATATAAAACGAAAGATTAAGAGCGTCCAGAATACTCAAAAGACGACACGTGCGATGAAGCTTGTTTCTACAGCAAAGCTTCGCAAAGCTGAAGAGGCTGCTCGCTACTCTAGAGTTTACGCTCTTAAGATCAATGAGGTTTTATCAGAGATAGCTTATAAGATCAATCAATATGCTTCAGTTATGACTGAGAGTAAATTTTTTAACACAACAAAGAGTGTAGAAAAGGTTGATATTATATTTGTTACCGCTGATAAAGGGCTTTGCGGTGGCTTTAATGTCCAAACTATAAAGACAGTTAGGCGCATGATTGATGAGCTAAAAGCCAAAAAGATCAAAGTTAGACTAAGAGCTGTTGGTAAAAAAGGCATTGAATTTTTCAATTTCCAAGGCGTTGAACTACTTGAGACTTATGTCGGAGCTAGCTCTTCTCCTACATATGAAAAAGCTCAAAAGATCATAAAAGACGCTATTGATGATTTTACAAACGGCATAACAGATAAGGTTGTGCTAATACACAATGGCTATAAAAATATGATTTCTCAAGAGATTAGAGTAAATGATATTGTGCCTATTGAGCCGTCTAAGATAGTTGCGGTTGAGACAAATTCTTTGATGGAATTTGAGCCAGAGGACAACTATACTAAGATTATGGATGAATTGCTCAATAAATATTTTGAGTATAGTATGTATTATGCTTTAGTTGACTCTTTGGCGGCTGAGCACAGCGCTAGAATGCAAGCTATGGATAATGCAACAAACAATGCTAAACAACGCGTCAAACAGTTAAATCTTGCTTACAACAAAGCAAGACAAGAGTCTATTACCACTGAACTTATCGAGATCATCAGTGGTGTTGAATCAATGAAATAA
- a CDS encoding F0F1 ATP synthase subunit beta (Produces ATP from ADP in the presence of a proton gradient across the membrane. The beta chain is a regulatory subunit) — protein sequence MKGVISQVMGPVVDVDFNDYLPKINEAIEVFFEVEGKKHKLILEVAAHLGDNRVRTIAMDMSEGLTRGLEAKALGAPISVPVGEKVLGRIFNVVGDLIDEGEGINFDKHWSIHRDPPPFEEQSTKSEIFETGIKVVDLLAPYAKGGKVGLFGGAGVGKTVIIMELIHNVAFKHSGYSVFAGVGERTREGNDLYHEMKESNVLDKVALCYGQMNEPPGARNRIALTGLTMAEYFRDEMGLDVLMFIDNIFRFSQSGAEMSALLGRIPSAVGYQPTLASEMGKFQERITSTKKGSITSVQAVYVPADDLTDPAPATVFAHLDATTVLNRSIAEKGIYPAVDPLDSTSRMLDPQILGADHYKVARGVQAVLQKYKDLQDIIAILGMDELSEEDKLTVDRARKIERFLSQPFFVAEVFTGSPGKYVSLDENIAGFKGILEGKYDHLPEAAFYMVGNIDEALAKAEKLKA from the coding sequence ATGAAGGGTGTTATTAGTCAAGTTATGGGCCCTGTGGTCGATGTTGACTTTAATGACTACTTGCCGAAGATCAATGAAGCTATCGAAGTTTTCTTTGAGGTTGAGGGCAAGAAACATAAACTAATATTAGAAGTTGCTGCTCACCTAGGTGATAATAGAGTTAGAACGATCGCTATGGATATGAGCGAGGGTCTGACTCGTGGCTTAGAGGCTAAAGCGCTTGGTGCACCTATAAGTGTGCCAGTTGGCGAAAAAGTTTTGGGTAGAATTTTTAACGTAGTTGGTGATTTGATCGACGAGGGCGAGGGTATAAATTTTGATAAGCACTGGTCTATCCACCGCGATCCTCCTCCATTTGAAGAGCAAAGTACAAAGAGTGAAATTTTCGAAACTGGTATAAAGGTAGTTGATCTTCTAGCTCCTTATGCAAAGGGTGGTAAAGTTGGTCTATTTGGTGGTGCTGGTGTTGGTAAAACAGTTATTATTATGGAGCTTATCCACAACGTTGCGTTTAAACATAGCGGTTACTCTGTATTTGCAGGCGTTGGTGAGAGAACTCGTGAAGGAAACGACCTTTATCACGAAATGAAAGAAAGTAACGTTTTGGATAAAGTTGCCTTGTGCTATGGCCAAATGAACGAGCCACCAGGAGCAAGAAACCGTATCGCGCTAACTGGTCTTACAATGGCTGAGTACTTCCGTGATGAGATGGGACTTGACGTTTTGATGTTTATCGATAACATCTTCCGTTTCTCTCAATCAGGTGCAGAGATGTCAGCTCTACTTGGACGTATCCCGTCAGCTGTTGGTTATCAGCCAACTCTTGCAAGTGAGATGGGTAAATTCCAAGAGAGGATCACATCAACCAAAAAAGGCTCGATTACCTCTGTTCAGGCTGTTTACGTTCCAGCTGACGACCTTACAGACCCAGCTCCTGCGACCGTTTTTGCTCACCTTGATGCTACAACAGTTCTTAACAGATCTATTGCAGAAAAAGGTATCTATCCAGCCGTTGACCCACTTGATTCTACTTCAAGAATGCTCGATCCTCAAATTTTAGGAGCAGATCACTATAAGGTAGCTCGCGGCGTTCAAGCTGTGCTTCAAAAATATAAAGACCTTCAAGATATCATCGCTATCCTTGGTATGGACGAGCTTAGCGAAGAAGATAAGCTAACTGTTGATAGAGCAAGAAAGATAGAGAGATTTTTATCTCAGCCATTCTTCGTTGCTGAAGTATTTACAGGTAGCCCTGGTAAATATGTAAGTCTTGACGAAAACATCGCTGGCTTTAAGGGAATTTTAGAAGGTAAATATGATCATTTGCCTGAAGCAGCATTTTATATGGTCGGAAATATAGATGAGGCTTTAGCTAAAGCTGAGAAACTTAAGGCTTAA
- a CDS encoding F0F1 ATP synthase subunit epsilon, translating to MDKLHLEIVTPQGQIFNDDVSSVVLPGSEGEFGVLPNHASLISLLKAGIIDIEDKHKKHDVVAINWGYAKIDEGKVVILADGAVYVSGNSESELANSLEAARNLIESMSSDTNAFAATISKMENVVRAR from the coding sequence ATGGATAAATTACATTTAGAAATCGTAACTCCTCAAGGTCAGATATTTAATGATGACGTGAGTAGTGTAGTGCTTCCAGGTAGTGAGGGTGAGTTTGGTGTTTTACCAAACCACGCCTCATTAATATCTCTTTTAAAAGCAGGTATTATAGATATAGAAGATAAGCATAAAAAGCATGATGTAGTTGCTATTAACTGGGGCTATGCAAAGATCGATGAGGGCAAAGTAGTTATATTAGCTGACGGTGCGGTCTATGTTTCTGGCAATAGTGAAAGTGAACTTGCAAATTCATTAGAAGCTGCTAGAAATTTGATAGAGAGTATGAGCAGTGATACAAATGCTTTTGCAGCAACTATATCAAAAATGGAAAATGTAGTGAGAGCAAGATAA
- a CDS encoding flagellar motor protein MotA, producing MGGIDIFLNYIQRSSFITIIVLTWLSIYFIVSFTILFSRMAGIGAWQKREQNALEALLMGAKNIPNDSSLKKCASGRISKEKLNVCISIAEKNATSGLTWLSVIASTSPFIGLFGTVVSILETFSQLGNSGGSSLGIIAPAISEALVATGCGIFVAIPAYTFNLIIKRKAYELMSVIERQADVMIALKKDDEIL from the coding sequence GTGGGCGGAATAGATATATTTTTAAATTACATTCAAAGAAGTAGTTTTATTACAATTATAGTTTTAACTTGGTTGTCAATATATTTTATAGTTAGTTTTACAATTCTTTTTTCAAGAATGGCTGGCATAGGGGCTTGGCAAAAACGCGAGCAAAATGCGCTTGAAGCACTACTTATGGGCGCTAAAAATATACCAAACGACTCATCTTTAAAGAAATGTGCAAGCGGTAGAATTTCGAAAGAAAAGCTAAATGTTTGCATAAGCATTGCTGAAAAAAATGCTACAAGTGGGCTTACGTGGCTTAGTGTAATAGCTTCTACTTCTCCATTTATCGGTCTTTTTGGAACAGTCGTATCTATTTTGGAGACATTTTCACAGCTTGGAAATAGTGGAGGTTCATCACTTGGTATTATCGCTCCAGCTATTTCAGAGGCACTTGTTGCAACTGGTTGTGGAATTTTTGTTGCCATCCCAGCATATACATTCAACTTAATCATAAAAAGAAAAGCTTATGAATTAATGAGTGTTATTGAGCGTCAGGCTGATGTAATGATAGCACTTAAAAAAGATGATGAGATACTATAA
- a CDS encoding biopolymer transporter ExbD has product MAVKFTDETPELNITPLVDIMLVLLAILMVTMPTITYQEDITLPDGSKAKTSTSKQKDLIVSINAQGQVRIDQSTMSLAELPDNIALMSAKYDKTSPIYIKADKNLKYDDVMFVLKTLKGAGFNKVALETNG; this is encoded by the coding sequence ATGGCCGTTAAATTTACCGATGAGACACCAGAGCTAAATATAACTCCTCTTGTTGATATTATGCTTGTTTTACTAGCCATTTTAATGGTTACTATGCCAACCATAACATATCAAGAGGATATTACTCTTCCGGATGGTTCAAAGGCAAAAACATCTACGTCTAAACAAAAAGATCTTATAGTGTCTATAAATGCACAAGGACAAGTTAGAATAGATCAAAGTACAATGAGCCTTGCTGAACTTCCAGATAACATTGCACTAATGAGTGCAAAATATGACAAAACCTCGCCTATATACATAAAGGCTGATAAAAATTTAAAATACGATGATGTTATGTTTGTATTAAAGACTTTAAAAGGTGCTGGTTTTAATAAAGTAGCTTTAGAGACAAACGGTTAA
- the tolB gene encoding translocation protein TolB (forms dimers; may be involved in cell envelope integrity; interacts with outer membrane proteins and with the C-terminal domain of inner membrane protein TolA), translated as MKKILLFLCVALGLYAADATISVINQGVALPKIALQDATTAVSDAGFKDKFFKIMLGDLKVSSDFEVIEDHVPSTYEGTAATNTMSDKGVELIFRYALEGSMGSPLTLIVKLIDAKTATTRYERVYNMPDGAKYPFLAHKSIVELTNELNLPPVGWMEKFIILAKYTSARQSSIIVADYTLTYQKTIVSGGLNIFPKWAGADQSKFYYTSYVNNKPTLFRYDLNSGTKTKIIDSMGMLIASDVSKDGSKILLTMAPKDQPDIFIYNTGSKKLTQITNYPGIDVNGNFVDNDSRIVFVSDRLGYPNIFATPATSGGSVEQMVFHGKNNNSVSTFENYVVYSSREASGGFNIYLISTQTDFIRQLTANGKNNYPRFSSDGQSVVFIKELGGQSSLGVVRLNENRSFQFPLKVGKIQSIDW; from the coding sequence ATGAAGAAAATTCTTCTTTTTTTGTGCGTTGCTCTAGGGCTTTATGCTGCTGATGCAACCATATCTGTTATCAACCAAGGTGTTGCTTTGCCAAAGATAGCTTTGCAAGATGCAACTACAGCTGTTAGTGATGCTGGCTTTAAAGATAAATTCTTTAAGATCATGCTAGGCGACTTGAAAGTTAGCTCAGACTTTGAGGTTATCGAAGATCACGTGCCTTCAACCTATGAGGGAACAGCAGCTACAAATACAATGAGCGACAAAGGTGTTGAGCTTATCTTTAGATATGCTCTTGAAGGTTCTATGGGCTCACCTCTTACTTTAATAGTAAAACTCATTGATGCAAAGACTGCAACTACAAGGTATGAGAGAGTATATAACATGCCTGATGGTGCAAAGTACCCATTTTTGGCACACAAAAGTATTGTTGAGCTAACAAATGAGCTAAATTTACCACCAGTTGGCTGGATGGAGAAATTTATCATCCTAGCAAAATACACTTCGGCTCGCCAAAGTTCTATTATAGTGGCTGATTACACACTTACATATCAAAAGACAATCGTAAGCGGTGGTCTAAACATCTTCCCTAAATGGGCAGGCGCTGATCAAAGTAAATTTTACTATACATCTTATGTGAATAACAAACCAACTTTGTTTAGATATGACCTAAATTCAGGCACAAAAACAAAGATAATAGATAGTATGGGTATGCTTATAGCATCTGATGTTAGCAAAGATGGAAGTAAAATTCTATTAACTATGGCTCCAAAAGATCAACCAGATATTTTCATCTATAATACAGGTAGCAAAAAATTAACTCAGATCACAAACTATCCAGGCATTGATGTAAATGGAAATTTTGTAGATAATGACAGCAGAATAGTTTTTGTCTCAGATAGACTTGGATATCCAAACATCTTTGCAACACCTGCAACTTCAGGCGGAAGCGTTGAGCAAATGGTATTTCATGGTAAAAACAACAACTCAGTAAGTACTTTTGAAAACTATGTAGTTTATTCAAGTAGAGAGGCTAGTGGTGGCTTTAATATCTATCTAATCTCAACTCAAACAGATTTTATTCGCCAGCTTACAGCAAATGGTAAAAATAACTATCCAAGATTTTCAAGCGATGGTCAAAGTGTCGTTTTTATCAAAGAACTTGGCGGTCAAAGCTCGCTTGGCGTTGTTAGATTAAATGAGAACAGAAGTTTCCAATTTCCACTAAAAGTAGGTAAAATTCAATCTATTGATTGGTAA
- a CDS encoding peptidoglycan-associated lipoprotein, with amino-acid sequence MKKVVLASVAVATLLLSGCSSKNPEVDMNANSNQSADNSGSMSDADRLAALIANIESQVKSVYFDFDKFNIKADQQGVVSSNASVFNQADAQALSIKVEGNCDEWGTDEYNYALGLKRAKSAKDALVRNGVSADRIAVVSFGESNPVCTDKTKACDAQNRRADFKVLP; translated from the coding sequence ATGAAAAAAGTAGTTCTAGCAAGTGTTGCAGTTGCAACTTTATTGTTGAGCGGTTGTAGCTCTAAAAACCCTGAAGTTGATATGAATGCAAATTCAAATCAATCTGCAGATAACTCAGGTAGTATGAGTGATGCTGATAGATTAGCAGCTCTTATCGCTAACATCGAGAGTCAAGTTAAAAGTGTATACTTTGACTTTGATAAATTTAATATCAAAGCTGATCAACAAGGTGTTGTTAGCTCAAATGCATCAGTATTTAACCAAGCTGACGCTCAAGCTCTTTCTATAAAAGTAGAAGGTAACTGCGATGAGTGGGGTACAGATGAGTATAACTATGCTCTTGGTTTAAAACGTGCTAAAAGTGCTAAAGATGCTCTTGTAAGAAATGGCGTTAGTGCTGATAGAATCGCTGTAGTTAGTTTTGGAGAAAGCAATCCAGTTTGTACAGATAAAACAAAAGCTTGCGATGCTCAAAATAGACGTGCAGATTTTAAAGTACTTCCGTAA
- a CDS encoding peptidylprolyl isomerase: MSKDQVITMFYELKDANTGEILESNMQEGGQISFITGHGHIIEKLEEEVSKLKSGERATISVKAAEGCGEYNNEAIQSLPKEQFAGIDLHEGMELFGQNEDGSSVRVIVKEIKDDEVTVDFNHPYAGKDLLFNVEVLEVRDATEDEKATGMVAGAHTCGCGGHDHDHEHECCGGHGHGHGHGHEDGGCGCGGHGHHHH, from the coding sequence GTGAGTAAAGATCAAGTTATAACTATGTTTTACGAACTAAAAGATGCTAATACTGGTGAAATTTTAGAGTCAAACATGCAAGAAGGTGGCCAAATTTCGTTTATAACAGGGCATGGCCATATTATAGAAAAGCTTGAAGAAGAAGTAAGCAAATTAAAATCAGGCGAAAGAGCAACTATAAGCGTAAAGGCAGCAGAGGGTTGTGGTGAATATAATAACGAAGCCATTCAGTCGTTACCAAAAGAGCAGTTTGCTGGTATAGATTTACATGAAGGAATGGAACTTTTTGGTCAAAATGAGGATGGCTCAAGCGTTCGTGTTATTGTTAAAGAGATCAAAGATGACGAAGTAACAGTTGATTTTAATCACCCATATGCTGGTAAAGATTTACTATTTAATGTTGAAGTTTTAGAAGTTAGAGATGCGACAGAAGATGAAAAAGCAACAGGCATGGTAGCTGGGGCTCATACTTGCGGTTGTGGTGGTCATGATCATGATCATGAGCATGAGTGCTGCGGTGGTCATGGACACGGGCATGGACACGGACACGAGGATGGTGGTTGCGGTTGCGGTGGACACGGACATCACCATCACTAA
- a CDS encoding malonyl CoA-acyl carrier protein transacylase: MKKFAFVFAGQGSQSIGMGKDFYENFSTAKLLLNDACNDTGIDYKELLFTQNDKLDKTEFTQPAIVLNSLMTYLAFSNFIKEKPEFSLGHSLGEFTALAVSGAFNFIDAIRLVNLRGKFMQEACVGKDAGMMVVLGLSDEVVEEICKKAREEGLQIYAANYNCDGQIVVAGVRADLASYEAKFKEAGAKRAMLLNMSVASHCPILEPASVRLASELESTLATKFFPVVSNVNAKIYTDKSEALVLLKEQLIKPVCYKQSIKNYENNVDCFIELGAATLKGINKKITEKPTYSITDMASLEEVVKILEER; this comes from the coding sequence ATGAAAAAATTTGCTTTTGTTTTTGCGGGCCAAGGCTCGCAAAGTATTGGTATGGGAAAAGACTTTTACGAAAATTTTTCTACTGCTAAGTTACTTTTAAATGATGCTTGTAATGATACTGGCATTGATTACAAAGAACTTTTATTTACACAAAACGATAAGTTAGATAAAACAGAATTCACTCAGCCAGCTATCGTTTTAAACTCGCTAATGACTTATTTGGCTTTTTCAAATTTTATTAAAGAAAAACCAGAATTTAGTCTTGGGCACTCACTTGGAGAATTTACTGCTCTTGCAGTTAGTGGAGCATTTAATTTTATTGATGCGATTAGGCTTGTAAACTTACGTGGTAAATTTATGCAAGAAGCCTGCGTTGGCAAAGATGCCGGTATGATGGTAGTTCTTGGACTTAGTGATGAAGTGGTTGAAGAAATTTGTAAAAAAGCAAGAGAAGAAGGTTTACAAATTTATGCTGCAAACTACAACTGCGATGGACAAATCGTTGTCGCTGGTGTAAGAGCTGATCTTGCTAGCTATGAAGCAAAATTTAAAGAAGCTGGCGCAAAAAGAGCAATGCTTTTAAATATGTCGGTGGCAAGCCATTGTCCGATACTTGAACCAGCTAGTGTTAGGCTGGCAAGCGAGCTTGAGAGTACTTTGGCTACTAAATTTTTTCCAGTTGTCTCAAATGTAAATGCTAAAATTTATACTGATAAAAGCGAAGCACTAGTCCTGCTAAAAGAGCAGCTAATAAAACCAGTTTGCTATAAACAAAGCATTAAAAACTATGAAAATAATGTTGATTGTTTTATCGAGCTTGGTGCTGCGACGTTAAAGGGCATCAATAAAAAAATTACCGAAAAGCCAACTTATAGTATTACTGATATGGCAAGTCTTGAAGAAGTTGTGAAAATTTTGGAGGAGAGATGA
- a CDS encoding 5'-methylthioadenosine/S-adenosylhomocysteine nucleosidase — protein MIAILGAMQEEITPILEMVGEYKTVQYANNKFYLANYKGKELVIAYSKIGKVNAAITATLMVEKFKASKLLFTGVAGSLDESLKIGDMLYATSLVQHDLDITAFGHPYGYVPGTSIFVKSDEGLNELAKKIADKKDMSLSAGIIATGDQFICDNEKKAWIKKIFNASATEMEGASVALVCETLGVPFFILRAISDGAGDAAEFDFDKFLQDSANVSAKFILEMVENL, from the coding sequence ATGATAGCGATACTTGGAGCTATGCAAGAGGAGATAACACCGATCCTTGAAATGGTTGGTGAATATAAAACTGTTCAATATGCAAATAATAAATTTTACTTAGCAAACTATAAAGGAAAAGAACTAGTCATTGCCTATTCAAAGATAGGCAAAGTAAATGCAGCCATAACGGCAACTTTAATGGTAGAAAAATTTAAGGCCTCAAAGTTGCTCTTTACTGGCGTAGCTGGCTCACTTGATGAGAGTTTAAAAATAGGCGATATGCTTTATGCTACTAGCTTAGTGCAACATGATCTTGATATTACGGCTTTTGGCCATCCTTATGGCTATGTGCCAGGCACAAGTATATTTGTCAAAAGTGATGAAGGGCTAAATGAACTGGCAAAAAAGATAGCTGATAAAAAAGATATGAGCTTAAGCGCTGGTATTATTGCGACCGGAGATCAGTTTATCTGCGATAATGAAAAGAAAGCTTGGATTAAAAAGATATTTAATGCGAGCGCTACCGAGATGGAAGGTGCTAGCGTTGCACTAGTTTGCGAAACACTTGGTGTGCCATTTTTTATACTAAGAGCTATCAGCGATGGAGCTGGTGATGCAGCAGAGTTTGACTTTGATAAATTTTTGCAAGATTCAGCAAATGTTAGTGCAAAATTTATACTTGAAATGGTAGAAAATTTATGA